From a single Apium graveolens cultivar Ventura chromosome 2, ASM990537v1, whole genome shotgun sequence genomic region:
- the LOC141707295 gene encoding factor of DNA methylation 1-like: MVMDKIHLLSQFLKDRPILEASIGVKRMGELDTDPFVAAAKEKYTASEAKNKALQFASLIEDKLRNPVWYPFKGIMIGAERMEVMDEDDDCIKAVKSEWGSEAYNAVVTAITEMNEYNPSGRFTVHELWNYKEERRATLGECLAFILRMGI; encoded by the exons ATGGTTATGGATAAGATACACTTGCTTTCACAGTTTCTGAAGGACAGGCCTATCTTGGAGGCCTCCATTGGCGTCAAGAGAATGGGAGAACTTGACACCGATCCATTTGTTGCTGCTGCCAAGGAAAAATATACTGCTTCAGAAGCAAAAAATAAAGCACTCCAATTTGCTAGTCTAATTGAGGATAAACTTAGGAATCCTGTCTGGTACCCCTTCAAGGGCATAATGATTGGTGCAGAGCGTATG GAAGTTATGGATGAAGATGATGATTGCATCAAAGCTGTAAAGAGTGAGTGGGGTTCTGAAGCATACAATGCAGTTGTGACAGCAATAACCGAGATGAATGAGTACAATCCAAGTGGAAGATTCACGGTCCATGAGTTATGGAACTACAAAGAAGAAAGGAGGGCAACTTTAGGTGAATGTTTAGCATTCATTTTAAGGATGGGAATCTGA
- the LOC141707294 gene encoding factor of DNA methylation 4-like — translation MSSRREKRRDYRNSDFEDDIYRYYKDLKDGRDRVAVSDQIFECPYCCEYERKEYSYLQILKHASRVGRESKTASSRSRARHLGLERYLKRCLDKTVTTPRSRIRTEQYENDNAHKQITLSSLPSVGNNIAVARRTERYENENGQKQIADLSVPIESLDNNVVANRESEKSSGRLLEHYSLSHTRKRGAENMKPEAIEELIVYPWMVVIANIPVVLKDGRYVGDSGRKLKDEWIMQGYQLTKVHPLWNYKGHTGFAVVEFNKDWTGFTNAMTFANKFEMDFHGKRGWQKAREKGDKLYAWIAREEEYNRSDKMGEYLRKNADLKTISEIEKEEKMKEATLVCTITNSLDIKEKQCEEIKENISKTEASFLNVMRQKEDMVKAYNEELEMSQKQQCRELESIYHEHERTKLTLEAKREELRLYEKGLREREHLNETERRRLHHLKEKKEKNEKAIIEQKKAEESMMKLAEAHKKEKHQLYQRVIELQKKLDDKQRLELDIEQMRGAVEVMRPISDGGDAEAKKKMESLEETLKEKEEDLEGLEDLNQALIIKERKTNDELQDARKELINGLKGRSSMKASIGVKRMGDLDHKPIVSAAKIKYPAAEAGVKAMEYTSLLDTRIRDSNWYPFKVITVGADSKRVINEEDDFIKVIKNEWGDEVYNAVVTALTELNEYNPSGRYPVPELWNLKEERRATLGESIEFILRLWKTNKRKRN, via the exons ATGTCGAGCAGAAGAGAAAAGAGGAGAGATTATCGTAACTCAGACTTTGAGGACGACATATACCGATACTATAAGGATCTGAAAGATGGACGAGATAGAGTTGCAGTTTCAGATCAGATTTTTGAATGTCCGTATTGTTGTGAATATGAAAGAAAAGAATATTCCTATCTGCAAATTCTTAAACACGCCTCTCGTGTTGGTAGAGAATCGAAGACTGCaagctcaagaagcagggcaagacATTTGGGGTTGGAAAGGTACTTGAAGAGATGCCTGGATAAAACAGTTACAACTCCACGATCAAGGATAAGGACAGAGCAGTATGAAAATGATAATGCTCATAAGCAGATTACCCTCTCCTCGTTACCTTCTGTGGGTAATAACATTGCTGTTGCACGCAGGACAGAGCGTTATGAAAATGAAAACGGTCAGAAGCAGATTGCTGACCTTTCTGTACCTATTGAATCTTTGGATAATAATGTTGTTGCAAATAGGGAGTCAGAAAAATCTTCAGGTAGACTTTTGGAACATTATTCACTATCCCATACCCGTAAGAGAGGTGCTGAAAATATGAAACCTGAAGCTATTGAAGAGCTGATTGTTTATCCATGGATGGTCGTCATCGCCAACATACCTGTCGTGTTGAAGGATGGAAGATATGTGGGAGACAGTGGTCGAAAATTGAAGGACGAGTGGATAATGCAGGGGTATCAACTCACTAAGGTTCATCCTTTGTGGAACTATAAGGGTCACACAGGCTTTGCTGTAGTTGAATTTAATAAAGATTGGACTGGATTTACAAATGCAATGACGTTTGCAAATAAATTTGAGATGGATTTTCATGGAAAACGAGGCTGGCAGAAGGCAAGAGAGAAAGGAGACAAGCTATATGCTTGGATTGCAAGAGAGGAGGAGTATAATAGAAGCGATAAAATGGGTGAATATCTGAGGAAGAATGCAGATCTTAAAACTATTTCAGAAATTGAAAAAGAAGAGAAGATGAAAGAGGCAACGTTGGTGTGCACCATAACTAATTCACTGGATATCAAGGAAAAACAATGTGAAGAGATCAAGGAGAATATAAGCAAAACTGAAGCTAGTTTCTTGAATGTAATGAGGCAGAAGGAAGATATGGTGAAAGCTTATAATGAAG AACTGGAGATGAGCCAGAAACAGCAATGTAGGGAGCTTGAGAGCATCTATCATGAACATGAACGAACCAAGTTGACGTTGGAAGCTAAGAGAGAAGAGCTTAGGTTGTACGAGAAGGGTTTAAGAGAACGTGAACACCTGAATGAAACTGAGAGGAGGAGGTTGCACCATTTgaaggaaaagaaagaaaag AATGAGAAAGCAATCATAGAGCAGAAGAAGGCTGAAGAAAGTATGATGAAGTTGGCAGAAGCTCATAAA AAAGAGAAGCACCAACTTTACCAACGAGTAATTGAGCTACAGAAGAAACTTGATGACAAGCAGCGTTTAGAATTAGACATAGAACAAATGAGGGGAGCTGTAGAAGTCATGAGACCTATTAGTGATGGTGGGGATGCGGAAGCGAAGAAAAAGATGGAGTCCTTGGAAGAAACTCTGAAGGAGAAGGAAGAAGATCTCGAGGGTCTTGAAGATTTAAATCAGGCTCTCATTATCAAGGAGAGGAAAACCAATGACGAGTTACAAGATGCTCGGAAAGAGTTAATCAAC GGTTTGAAGGGTAGGTCTTCCATGAAGGCTTCCATTGGCGTCAAGAGAATGGGAGACCTTGACCACAAACCGATTGTTTCTGCTGCTAAGATAAAATATCCTGCTGCTGAAGCTGGAGTGAAAGCAATGGAATATACCTCTCTGTTAGACACCAGAATTCGGGATTCGAACTGGTACCCTTTCAAGGTCATAACGGTTGGTGCTGACAGTAAG AGAGttatcaatgaagaagatgattTTATCAAAGTCATAAAGAATGAGTGGGGTGATGAAGTGTACAATGCAGTGGTGACAGCTTTGACCGAGTTGAATGAGTACAACCCAAGCGGAAGATACCCAGTTCCTGAGTTATGGAATCTCAAAGAAGAAAGGAGGGCGACTTTAGGTGAGAGTATAGAATTCATACTAAGACTCTGGAAGACAAACAAGAGGAAGAGAAACTGA